Within the Herbaspirillum sp. RTI4 genome, the region CGCCGCAATGAAATTTTTCAGCCAAGAAAGCGATCTATTCAATTGCAAGCGGAGCGCATTATGGCACGGAACCGCCGCAAAACACCAGCGCTGACAAAGAAAAACCAATATTGCCGGCAGATCAGGCAATCCCGGCCATCCGCTGGCGGCAATCAGCTCGCGGCAACGGCTGGAACTTCGACTTCTTTGCGCCACACGCACTGCCCGCGCGACTCCTTGTCCAGACTATCGAGCATGGCTTCATGCTGCTGTTGCTCTGCGGCAGACGCTAAGCGCACCAGCACCGGTGCCAGTGGCGGCAGTTCGATGATGGCACCGTCGGCATCCGATTCGGGGGCATCGTCCAATTCCATGCCGAGGCTGTTCTGACCGCGCGTCATCGCCAGATACACTTCCGCCAACAGTGCCGCATCCAGCAAACCGCCGTGCAAGGTGCGGTGGGCATTGGAAATTTCGTAACGGTCGCAGAGTGCATCGAGTGAATTGCGACGTCCCGGATGCAGTTCCCGCGCCATCGGCAAGGTATCGAGGATGGAAGCGACGTGCTCACGGAAGGGAGGCAAGCCGAGCAAGGCAAATTCGGCCTCCAGGAAGCCAAGGTCGAACGGCGCGTTGTGAATCACGATTTCCGCATCGCGCAGATATTCACGGAATTCGGCGGCGATCTCGGCGAAGCGCGGCTTGTCGCTCAGAAAGGCGGTAGTCAGTCCATGCACCGCCAGCGCGCCCTCTTCGGAATCGCGCTCAGGGTTGATATAACGATGGAAATTATTACCGGTCAACTGCCGGTTGACCATCTCCACACAGCCGATTTCGATGATCCGGTCGCCGGAGCGGGCGTTGAGGCCGGTTGTTTCAGTATCGAGAATGATTTGTCGCATAGGGTTCACATTTTAAAAAAGCAGCACTGACGCAAAGGCCGGTGACAAAACAAGCAGCACGACAAGCCGATGCAGCAACGCCAGCGGCTTATTGCGCCAATTCTAAAAAGTAGTTATCCGCCGGGCGAGGTCACGCCCCGATTGGCCAGTACGTCGGCGCGCTCATTACCGGGATGGCCGGCATGGCCGCGCACCCAGCGCCATTCGATAGTGTGTTGCACCTGGATGGCATCGAGCGCCTGCCACAAATCGACATTCTTGACCGGTTCGCGGGCCGCCGTTTTCCAGCCGCGCGCCTTCCAGCCGTGAATCCATTCGCTGATGCCTTTTTGGACGTACTGGCTATCGGTGTACACCACGACCTGACAAGGCCGGTTCAGTGTCGTCAGCGCCTCGATGACGGCTTTCAGTTCCATCCGGTTATTGGTGGTATTGGACTCGCCACCAAATATTTCCTTCTCTTTGCCGTCGGCGACCAGCAAGGCTCCCCAGCCGCCCCGCCCAGGATTGCCCTTGCAGGCGCCATCGGAAAATATTTCCACTTTTCCTGCGTTTGTTTCTGCCATTTCCATTTTTTCCTTGGTGCTTTGCCCGAATGGGTTAAAAAATTGATCGCTGAAATACTTATTGCTCAGTACCAATGCGTCTGAAGCGACGGTGAGCGTCTGACGAACAAACGATCTGGCGAGCATGCAATGAGAAAAATCATTCGCCCTTGTTGTTTTCCCTGACCTTGTTGGTAGCCGGAACTGCCTGACGCGCCTTGGATTTTTGCCGGAAGCGGGCTGGCCCCACCAGCCGCATGCCTTTGACACGCTTGATTGCCCTGACAATATGAACCGCGCCCAAATACGGCCACCAGCGACTGCCGACCGTTTCCATGAAATGGAAGCGCCGCAGCCACTTGTCGGTCGCAAAATACGGCGCGTAACAACCGTAATCGCCACGTCCGACTTCCATGTCCAATAGTTCCAGCCAGTCCTTGAGCCGCGAGAGATGAATGAAATCCCCGCCTTGCGGCAGGAAATGCGCCCCGGTCAGACGCGCCACGGAACGGCGCAAGCCCCACAAACTGAGCGGATTGAAACCACAGATGATGAGCTGCCCCTCCGGAATCAGTACCCGCTCCACCTCACGCAAGACCTGATGCGGCGCGGCAGAAAATTCCAGCACATGCGGCAATATCACCAGATCCAGGCTTTGAGAAGCGAACGGCAATTCGGAGAAGTCATGGATCAGCGCCTGGGGCAGCGTCACGGCAGCTTGCGATACCGATGCCGATGCCGACGGCGGCGTAGCGTCACTCACAAAGCGATACGGCATGCGGTTAGCGGCCAGTGCATCAATCCCGGGCGCGCCTATCTGCACCGCATTAAAACCAAAAATATCGGCCGTCAGCCGGTTCAGGCAAGCGTGCTCCCATTCGCGCACGTAAATGCCACCCGGCGTTTGCAGCCAGGCAGCGAGGTCTATAATCGGTTCTTCTGTCACAGCCTGCCTCATGCGCCCACCATCTCCCATGTCCAATTCACCGTTGAGTGTAGTCGCTGTACCCGCTTTTTCCGACAATTATCTCTGGCTGATTCACAACGGCAGCGACGCCGTCATCGTCGATCCCGGCGACGCGGAACCTGTATTGGCCGCGCTGAAGCAACGATCACTCACGCTACGCGCCATTCTGCTCACGCATCACCATGCCGATCACGTCGGCGGGGTTCCTGCCTTGCTGCAACACACCAGCGTCCCGGTGTTTGGCCCGCGTGGAGAAGCCATTCCCACCATCACCGTCCCGCTCAGTGACGGCGACCGGGTCGAGCCGCCCTTGCCCGGTCTGCATCTGTCCGTCATTGATGTGCCGGGACATACCAGCGGCCATATCGCCTACGTCGCAGCGGAACAAGGCTGGCTGTTTTGCGGCGATACGCTGTTTGGCGGCGGCTGCGGCCGGCTATTCGAAGGCACGCCGGCGCAAATGCTGTCGTCCTTGCAGAAACTGGC harbors:
- the dnaQ gene encoding DNA polymerase III subunit epsilon, which codes for MRQIILDTETTGLNARSGDRIIEIGCVEMVNRQLTGNNFHRYINPERDSEEGALAVHGLTTAFLSDKPRFAEIAAEFREYLRDAEIVIHNAPFDLGFLEAEFALLGLPPFREHVASILDTLPMARELHPGRRNSLDALCDRYEISNAHRTLHGGLLDAALLAEVYLAMTRGQNSLGMELDDAPESDADGAIIELPPLAPVLVRLASAAEQQQHEAMLDSLDKESRGQCVWRKEVEVPAVAAS
- a CDS encoding class I SAM-dependent methyltransferase; translated protein: MRQAVTEEPIIDLAAWLQTPGGIYVREWEHACLNRLTADIFGFNAVQIGAPGIDALAANRMPYRFVSDATPPSASASVSQAAVTLPQALIHDFSELPFASQSLDLVILPHVLEFSAAPHQVLREVERVLIPEGQLIICGFNPLSLWGLRRSVARLTGAHFLPQGGDFIHLSRLKDWLELLDMEVGRGDYGCYAPYFATDKWLRRFHFMETVGSRWWPYLGAVHIVRAIKRVKGMRLVGPARFRQKSKARQAVPATNKVRENNKGE
- the gloB gene encoding hydroxyacylglutathione hydrolase — translated: MSNSPLSVVAVPAFSDNYLWLIHNGSDAVIVDPGDAEPVLAALKQRSLTLRAILLTHHHADHVGGVPALLQHTSVPVFGPRGEAIPTITVPLSDGDRVEPPLPGLHLSVIDVPGHTSGHIAYVAAEQGWLFCGDTLFGGGCGRLFEGTPAQMLSSLQKLAALPETTQVFCAHEYTLSNLRFAQQADPDNPALAARIVREQAKRDNGQATIPSTIGLEKSTNPFLRSDDPAIRQSLTNTGRLQGNDAVAAFSALRGWKDTFK
- the rnhA gene encoding ribonuclease HI — translated: MAETNAGKVEIFSDGACKGNPGRGGWGALLVADGKEKEIFGGESNTTNNRMELKAVIEALTTLNRPCQVVVYTDSQYVQKGISEWIHGWKARGWKTAAREPVKNVDLWQALDAIQVQHTIEWRWVRGHAGHPGNERADVLANRGVTSPGG